Proteins encoded in a region of the Populus nigra chromosome 3, ddPopNigr1.1, whole genome shotgun sequence genome:
- the LOC133690231 gene encoding uncharacterized protein LOC133690231 produces MIINITNKTNANNQPSMSFPSSQSLIKSRPLLGHANSSSSSSCSGRLGELAGGTTAECAAICCCCPCGLVNLLVLTIYKVPVGICRRALRRKRRKKLIKKGLLPPRTRSCSCDYDGTELQIHPMACVEDSLREFDEEAALKEEEAMVKLEKEMWETFCGTGFWRSSSQRITIQEKR; encoded by the coding sequence ATGATTATTAACATTACCAACAAAACCAACGCCAACAATCAACCTTCTATGTCATTCCCATCATCACAATCATTGATAAAGAGCCGGCCGCTTTTAGGACACGCCAACTCCTCAAGCTCCTCCTCCTGCAGCGGCCGTTTAGGTGAGTTAGCTGGAGGGACAACGGCAGAGTGTGCAGCAATATGTTGTTGTTGTCCATGTGGATTAGTTAACCTTTTGGTTCTCACTATTTACAAGGTTCCTGTTGGAATATGCCGCCGTGCTTTGAGAAGAAAACGAAGGAAAAAGCTGATCAAGAAAGGCCTTTTGCCGCCGCGAACGAGGAGTTGTAGCTGTGATTATGATGGTACAGAATTACAGATTCATCCAATGGCTTGTGTTGAGGATTCATTGAGAGAGTTCGATGAGGAAGCGGCCTTGAAGGAGGAGGAAGCTATGGTGAAGTTGGAGAAGGAGATGTGGGAGACTTTTTGTGGCACTGGGTTTTGGAGAAGTTCTTCTCAGAGAATTACCATTCAAGAGAAGCGTTAG